The proteins below come from a single Elgaria multicarinata webbii isolate HBS135686 ecotype San Diego chromosome 11, rElgMul1.1.pri, whole genome shotgun sequence genomic window:
- the CNP gene encoding 2',3'-cyclic-nucleotide 3'-phosphodiesterase, translating into MSSQPKERPESLQFPFLDDDETITTIRESKTFFVLRGLPGSGKSTLAQAIQDKYKDACKVISADNYKLQPAIRSTIPDDYNKVDEDLGNYCKRDISVVVVDDTHHERERLEQLFDIADKYRYKVIIVEPKTPWKMDCLQLKDKNQWKLSVDELKKLKPSLEKDFLPLYYGWFLSKRSSENLRKTGQAFLDELASIKVFKKESNKHFGQSSEDPKMKFDLTSYFVKRPPGVLHCTTKFTDFGKAPGSDDYAQQEAVKSSYGKAFFLTISALFITPRTVGARVELSEQQMLLWPGDVDVLQPAVNLPKGSRAHVTLGCASGIEAVQAGIDLLEFVKLEKAGSKGEEVGEIGGGKLLSCGNGMWMLLLSKKIEVRAIFGGYYGKGKLVPTQGGSKRGSPFNSCIII; encoded by the exons ATGTCTTCCCAACCCAAAGAGCGCCCCGAGAGTTTGCAGTTCCCCTTTTTGGATGATGATGAAACTATCACCACCATCCGGGAATCGAAAACGTTTTTTGTCCTCCGGGGTCTGCCAGGCAGTGGAAAGTCCACCTTGGCTCAAGCCATCCAAGACAAATACAAGGATGCTTGCAAAGTCATTTCTGCTGACAACTACAAACTTCAGCCTGCCATCAGGAGCACCATTCCCGACGATTACAACAAGGTGGATGAGGATCTAGGCAACTATTGCAAGCGTGACATCAGCGTGGTGGTGGTTGATGATACCCACCATGAACGGGAGCGACTAGAGCAGCTCTTCGACATTGCTGACAAGTACCGCTACAAAGTCAttattgtggagcccaaaacacCATGGAAAATGGATTGCTTGCAGCTCAAGGATAAGAATCAGTGGAAACTTTCAGTGGATGAGCTAAAGAAGCTAAAGCCCAGCTTAGAAAAGGACTTCCTCCCCTTGTATTATGGATGGTTTTTGAGCAAACGGAGCTCAGAGAACTTGCGGAAGACTGGGCAGGCCTTCTTGGATGAGCTTGCCAGTATTAAAGTCTTCAAAAAGGAGTCCAATAAGCACT TTGGACAATCCAGTGAAGATCCCAAAATGAAGTTTGACTTGACCAGCTACTTTGTGAAAAGGCCTCCAGGGGTCTTGCACTGTACAACAAAATTCACTGACTTTGGGAAAGCCCCCGGATCGGATGACTATGCACAGCAGGAG GCTGTGAAGTCATCTTATGGAAAAGCCTTTTTCCTGACCATCtctgccctcttcatcacaccaagaACTGTCGGTGCCCGTGTGGAACTGAGTGAGCAGCAAATGCTTTTGTGGCCAGGTGATGTGGACGTCCTTCAGCCAGCAGTCAACCTCCCAAAAGGCAGCCGGGCCCACGTCACCCTGGGCTGCGCCAGTGGGATAGAAGCGGTCCAAGCTGGCATTGACCTCCTTGAATTTGTCAAACTGGAAAAGGCAGGGAGCAAAGGCGAGGAAGTTGGGGAGATTGGTGGTGGGAAACTCTTGTCCTGTGGGAATGGCATGTGGATGCTTCTGCTTTCCAAAAAGATTGAGGTGAGGGCCATCTTTGGTGGGTACTATGGAAAGGGGAAACTGGTGCCAACTCAAGGTGGTAGTAAAAGGGGGTCACCTTTTAACTCCTGCATCATCATCTAA